One genomic window of Glycine max cultivar Williams 82 chromosome 16, Glycine_max_v4.0, whole genome shotgun sequence includes the following:
- the LOC100775185 gene encoding uncharacterized protein At1g01500, giving the protein MDQQDEEAIATKPSNSLSFPSLTHSACLEIRLFYVRISPCLVDTLPDHLTLCLPRRHAAVSLVVNAAPVPASAPTTLPLRRGRVDRHAAEVTYVATDTVSLSGSADFEVYENDKLFLCGSLERLDADWGAGSAPASASGWGMDCHVAAGSAGSGCSAFFGPRLGVSAPSIEVYVAGCCSGVPVILSKTIQLSPRKRVPRHATLDAIPEDEEMMVLEKNRVNGFVPNHKLQITDSEVDDYDSDGKMGNGFYCQEMYLNEDGQLSWFNAGVRVGVGIGLGMCVGLGIGVGLLMRSYQTTTRNFRRRFF; this is encoded by the exons ATGGATCAACAAGACGAAGAAGCGATTGCCACGAAGCCCTCGAATTCGTTGAGTTTTCCATCTCTAACACACTCCGCCTGCCTCGAGATTCGTCTCTTCTATGTCAGAATCTCCCCCTGCCTCGTCGACACGCTCCCGGACCACCTCACGCTCTGCCTCCCGCGCCGCCACGCCGCCGTCTCGCTCGTCGTGAACGCTGCCCCAGTCCCCGCCTCCGCCCCCACGACCCTCCCCCTTCGCCGCGGCCGCGTCGACCGCCATGCCGCCGAGGTCACCTACGTCGCCACCGACACCGTCAGCCTCAGCGGCAGCGCGGACTTCGAGGTCTACGAGAACGACAAGCTCTTCCTCTGCGGCTCGCTGGAGCGCCTCGACGCCGATTGGGGAGCTGGCTCGGCTCCGGCTTCGGCTTCCGGGTGGGGCATGGACTGCCACGTAGCGGCAGGCTCCGCCGGGTCGGGGTGCTCCGCGTTCTTCGGGCCGCGGCTCGGGGTTTCCGCACCgtcgatcgaggtctacgttGCCGGGTGCTGCTCCGGCGTGCCGGTGATTCTGAGCAAGACGATTCAGTTGAGTCCGAGGAAGAGAGTGCCGCGGCATGCCACGCTGGATGCTATACCTGAAGATGAAGAGATGATGGTGTTGGAGAAGAACCGTGTCAACGGGTTTGTTCCAAACCACAAGTTACAG ATAACAGACTCAGAAGTTGATGATTATGATTCTGATGGGAAGATGGGGAATGGTTTCTACTGTCAAGAGATGTATCTCAACGAGGATGGACAACTCTCATGGTTCAATGCTGGTGTTAGAGTTGGTGTTGGAATTGGCCTTGGGATGTGTGTAGGGCTTGGGATTGGTGTTGGACTGCTCATGCGCTCATACCAAACAACAACCAGGAACTTCAGGAGGAGATTTTTCTAA
- the LOC778090 gene encoding protein REVEILLE 5 isoform X1 translates to MVSVNPNPAQGFYFFDPSNMTLPGVNNLPPPPPPAPAAPSAVEDPNKKIRKPYTITKSRESWTEQEHDKFLEALQLFDRDWKKIEAFVGSKTVIQIRSHAQKYFLKVQKNGTSEHVPPPRPKRKAARPYPQKAPKTPTVSQVMGPLQSSSAFIEPAYIYSPDSSSVLGTPVTNMPLSSWNYNTTPQPGNVPQVTRDDMGLTGAGQAAPLNCCYSSSNESTPPTWPRSKRINQGDQGKPIKVMPDFAQVYSFIGSVFDPNSTNHLQKLQQMDPINVETVLLLMTNLSVNLMSPEFEDHKRLLSSYDTDSDKSKFVNICSKSFTNKSESAVLSA, encoded by the exons ATGGTGTCGGTGAACCCAAACCCCGCTCAAGGCTTCTACTTCTTCGATCCCTCCAACATGACCCTTCCCGGCGTCAACAATCTTccaccgccgccgccgccggcTCCGGCTGCTCCCTCCGCCGTCGAGGATCCGAATAAGAAGATCCGGAAACCCTACACGATTACCAAGTCCAGGGAGAGCTGGACCGAGCAGGAGCACGACAAGTTTCTAGAAGCTCTCCAATT ATTTGATCGGGACTGGAAAAAGATTGAAGCATTTGTTGGTTCAAAAACAGTTATCCag ATACGAAGTCATGCACAAAAGTATTTTCTTAAAGTTCAGAAGAATGGAACAAGTGAACATGTACCTCCTCCTCGGCCAAAGAGAAAAGCTGCTCGCCCATACCCTCAAAAAGCTCCTAAAA CTCCTACTGTATCCCAAGTTATGGGCCCATTGCAATCTTCATCTGCTTTCATTGAACCTGCATACATTTATAGCCCAGATTCTTCATCTGTGCTTGGAACTCCAGTTACTAACATGCCTTTATCATCTTGGAATTATAATACTACACCACAACCAGGCAATGTGCCACAAGTGACCAGAG ATGACATGGGATTGACTGGAGCTGGACAAGCTGCTCCTCTTAATTGTTGCTACAGCAGTAGTAATGAGAGCACCCCTCCGACTTGGCCTCGTAGCAAAAGGATTAATCAAGGTGACCAGGGCAAGCCAATTAAAG TAATGCCAGATTTTGCACAAGTCTACAGCTTCATTGGCAGTGTATTCGATCCAAATTCAACTAATCACCTACAGAAACTACAACAGATGGACCCAATAAATGTGGAAACG GTATTGTTGTTGATGACAAATCTCTCCGTCAATTTAATGAGTCCTGAATTTGAGGATCAT AAGAGGCTGCTTTCATCATATGATACCGACTCTGACAAGTCGAAGTTTGTTAATATTTGCAGCAAATCCTTCACCAATAAATCCGAGAGTGCTGTTTTGTCTGCTTAG
- the LOC778090 gene encoding protein REVEILLE 5 isoform X2 produces the protein MVSVNPNPAQGFYFFDPSNMTLPGVNNLPPPPPPAPAAPSAVEDPNKKIRKPYTITKSRESWTEQEHDKFLEALQLFDRDWKKIEAFVGSKTVIQIRSHAQKYFLKVQKNGTSEHVPPPRPKRKAARPYPQKAPKTPTVSQVMGPLQSSSAFIEPAYIYSPDSSSVLGTPVTNMPLSSWNYNTTPQPGNVPQVTRDDMGLTGAGQAAPLNCCYSSSNESTPPTWPRSKRINQGDQGKPIKVMPDFAQVYSFIGSVFDPNSTNHLQKLQQMDPINVETVLLLMTNLSVNLMSPEFEDHQILHQ, from the exons ATGGTGTCGGTGAACCCAAACCCCGCTCAAGGCTTCTACTTCTTCGATCCCTCCAACATGACCCTTCCCGGCGTCAACAATCTTccaccgccgccgccgccggcTCCGGCTGCTCCCTCCGCCGTCGAGGATCCGAATAAGAAGATCCGGAAACCCTACACGATTACCAAGTCCAGGGAGAGCTGGACCGAGCAGGAGCACGACAAGTTTCTAGAAGCTCTCCAATT ATTTGATCGGGACTGGAAAAAGATTGAAGCATTTGTTGGTTCAAAAACAGTTATCCag ATACGAAGTCATGCACAAAAGTATTTTCTTAAAGTTCAGAAGAATGGAACAAGTGAACATGTACCTCCTCCTCGGCCAAAGAGAAAAGCTGCTCGCCCATACCCTCAAAAAGCTCCTAAAA CTCCTACTGTATCCCAAGTTATGGGCCCATTGCAATCTTCATCTGCTTTCATTGAACCTGCATACATTTATAGCCCAGATTCTTCATCTGTGCTTGGAACTCCAGTTACTAACATGCCTTTATCATCTTGGAATTATAATACTACACCACAACCAGGCAATGTGCCACAAGTGACCAGAG ATGACATGGGATTGACTGGAGCTGGACAAGCTGCTCCTCTTAATTGTTGCTACAGCAGTAGTAATGAGAGCACCCCTCCGACTTGGCCTCGTAGCAAAAGGATTAATCAAGGTGACCAGGGCAAGCCAATTAAAG TAATGCCAGATTTTGCACAAGTCTACAGCTTCATTGGCAGTGTATTCGATCCAAATTCAACTAATCACCTACAGAAACTACAACAGATGGACCCAATAAATGTGGAAACG GTATTGTTGTTGATGACAAATCTCTCCGTCAATTTAATGAGTCCTGAATTTGAGGATCAT CAAATCCTTCACCAATAA